The Bacteroidota bacterium nucleotide sequence CAGAAATTGGAGTGCCGAAGTTATTCATTACCGGATTATAAATATGTAGGTTTGAATCGGAACAAAATTGTGGATTTATTGAAACCGAAGCATATCCTTGAGATGAAATTGTTTGCCATTCAGATATTGTAGTAGCAGCTGTGTTGTGCCATAGAGCAATTGTATTTCCGTTGCTGAATAAGTTATTATGTTCTATCACAATATTATTCAAGACATTATTTGTTAGGGCAGGGCTTAGTGTTTTGTTAACAAGATTATTGTTCTTAAAAACTATGTCATTCCCTACTGTAAATGATACACAAACAGTATTCTGTGCATTTCCTGTTAAATGAATTGTGTTGTAATAAAAGTTTAAATATTCCGAAGCAGTTTCATTTATTCCGAAGCCTGATGATGAAGAATTTAAATGAATGAAATTATTGGCAACTAAGCCTTCAAGTCCTACAAATCCTTTTGTTTTGTAGAACTTAATTCCAAAATTCAAGTCTCCGCCATCTTTTATTGAAATAATATTTTTTGTTAATTTAAAATTATTGCTACAATATTCTAACAAAATTCCAGTGTAGTTGTGGTTTTTTATAGGACTGTGGATAATGTTCTTATTTATTTCAGGGGCGTGTTGGTATTTTAGAAAAATGGCATTAGACCTTTGTCCTGTAAATTTGTTTTCTGAAAAATTATTGCCATTAGCATGCATTAAATTTAATCCACAAAAAGAGATTCCACTTGAGCCACCTTCAAAATAATTGTTCATGAATCTGTTGTTTTCACTGTTGAATCCAGTGTTAGCAGTTGAAAATAAAAGTTTTGCACTGCTACTGTCAGGTGCTATAAAACGATTGTTTAAAATTTGGTTGTAATTTGAACCATAAGCAATTTCCATAAGGTTTCCGGCAATGGTATCTGATGAAAATGTTAGGTTTTTGATGATTAGGTATTGTGTGTATTTTAATTTTATAGTGTAATTTAAACTATCTTCTGTTGGTTTGTAAGTAAGTATCACATCATCATTGTTGCCTGAAGCTGATTGAAATGTAACAGTATTTATCATTGTTGCTCCCCAAATAGGTGGAATGAGCACTTGCTCATTGTAAGTACCTGCTTCAATATTAAAAATAACAGAACCAATTATTCCCCAATTTTGTAAGGCATTTATTGCTTGATTAAAAGAGATGTAATCAGCACTGCCTGACTTGCCAATTGTATATGTTCCATGTAGTTGTGCTTGAATATTGATTGAAATTATTGAGAATGCTATTGAAAATATTAATATTTTTTTCATGATAAAAAATTATGATTTGATGAATTTAAATACATAAAAAGAATTTTTGTTGGTTATTTTAATCAGATATAATCCTTTTTTAAATTTTGAAATATCAATAGAAAAAGTTTTAATATCTTTTTGTTGAATGACGTATAATTGTTTGCCTTGGTTGTCAAAAATTGTAATGCTAAAGTTTTTATCGGTTTTATAGTTTTCTTTAATTTTGATAATAATATTGTTTTTTGCAGGATTTGGAAATGTTTTAATATTGTTTCTAATATCAATTTCTTCATTGATTCCAACGCAATCGTAAAATCTGATTTGGATTGTATCAAAGTTTTTACAGGCATCTTTTATTACTTTAATCCAAATTATTGCAGTACTAAAACCAATTTTTGAAGAATCAACAATAATTGATTTTGTATTATTTCCTGTTGACCAAAAATAAGAATCAAAGGTTTTATTTGCGTTTAAAGTAATTGAATTTTTGCCACAAATTATTGTATCATTTCCAAGCCAAATCTTAGGTAGTTCTTTTACAATTTGATAGATGCTATCAATACTCCAACAGTTATTGCTATCAATTACTTTTACAGAAAATTGAGTTGATGAGTGTGCAATTGTTGAAATATTTTGTGTTGTATCTCCGGTATTCCATTTAAATTTTCCCCCACCAAATGCTGTAAGAGTTACAGTGTCTCCAAAGCAAACAGAAGTGTCTCCAACAATACTTGCTTGTGGAAGTGCTTTGATTTTTATATTTACAGAATCAAAGGAATAGCATCCGTAAATATTAAATACTTTAACGGAAAATTCAGTAATTGTATCGGCAATGAGATTTAATTCATTTGTAGTGCTACCAGTGTTCCAAAGATATTTTGTTCCACCGGTTGCAGTTAATTGCAAGCTGTCGCCAAAGCAAATTTCTTGGTCTATTCCTGCATTAGCATTTGGTTGTGGAAAGTTTGTTATTGTAATTGTATCGTAATTTGCCCAACCTAAATCATTGGTTATTTTTAAAATAAAAGTTC carries:
- a CDS encoding T9SS type A sorting domain-containing protein, whose amino-acid sequence is MKKILIFSIAFSIISINIQAQLHGTYTIGKSGSADYISFNQAINALQNWGIIGSVIFNIEAGTYNEQVLIPPIWGATMINTVTFQSASGNNDDVILTYKPTEDSLNYTIKLKYTQYLIIKNLTFSSDTIAGNLMEIAYGSNYNQILNNRFIAPDSSSAKLLFSTANTGFNSENNRFMNNYFEGGSSGISFCGLNLMHANGNNFSENKFTGQRSNAIFLKYQHAPEINKNIIHSPIKNHNYTGILLEYCSNNFKLTKNIISIKDGGDLNFGIKFYKTKGFVGLEGLVANNFIHLNSSSSGFGINETASEYLNFYYNTIHLTGNAQNTVCVSFTVGNDIVFKNNNLVNKTLSPALTNNVLNNIVIEHNNLFSNGNTIALWHNTAATTISEWQTISSQGYASVSINPQFCSDSNLHIYNPVMNNFGTPISGIKEDIDGEKRDKTNTDIGADEFDPITINLGKDTSICANTSIELDAGKGFKSYLWSNDSTTQSILTFAKKNIRDTIDFHVTAIKNECPIRDTIKIIFKKYPDLNLGNDTTLCEKNQIDLKVDSVYASYLWSTNSKENNITVDTNGIGLGTFTYWVDVTAKNGCSNSDTITITFDDCESIEQQGSVTFKLYPNPNNGKFRIQSNNLKGSDNFSISIFTLEGKEVFNEQNLNISKHSFDLRNIEKGVYLFKARNRELVVKKLFIVR